TAAGCAGCTGGAGGAATCCGCTGGTCACAGTTAACGGATTGCGCATCTCATGGGAGACGCTGGCCGCCAGCTCACTGACCACATTCAGCCGCTCCGACTGCATGATCCGCTCACGGTTCCTGAGGTTGGTAAGGATCTGTTCCAGCAGGATCATTAGGACTGCCATGACCACCGCATGCGTAGTTAAGGCATAGAAGGCAAGCGTCCAGAACTGGGTATCCAGCTTATCCATGATCTGCCCCAGGATGATCAGATAACAGCCCATAGTCAGGACCACGATGAAGGTAGCCCACAAGATCCGTCCCTTGGGCTTAGAACGGAGAAATCTGGCGCTTAGGGAAGGAACCAGAATGAGGACTGCTGTCGAAAAAAGTAAAGATTGGACGGTTCCCTCACCGCCTATGTAAAAACGGTACACATTCAGAATCACATATAAAGGCAGGGTATGTTTGTACCCTCCATACAAGGCTGCAATCACAAACGGAACATACCGCAGGTCAAAGATGAACCCGGTCTCCAGCCGGATCGGCTTGGCGATACACAGGATCATGGTGGCGGCGATGAGCAGTACAAGAATCTTATGATTGTAGGCGTGGGGCCTGTTCTCGAAGAAAATCAGAAATATCAGCACCGGAAACAGCATAAACAAAAAATTGAGCAGTAACGTCTCAAACAAGGCTAACTTCCTTTCGGTTCTAATGCTGGTGTCAAGAGATACGTTTGTATTCTGAGCACTACACCTAGAACATTACGCTAACCTGATAATAGAAGTAAAGGAATTATTGTATGCGTTTTTTTCCTCCTGAAATCAAGGATACCTGCGAGAAATGTCGAATACGTATGCTTTGAAGGCATGATGCACAGTATTGCATAATAATAGCTACTGAAGGAGCGGGTATCCATGGCTTTTACCATTAATAACCTGAAAGACAATTCCAATGTTGTCATTAAAGAGCAGCTAGGCGGCTTCAGCATCATCGAATACAAAGAGGATCTCAGCACCACCACCCGATATGAAGCGGAGACCAACTTCTTCATGAGCAAAAGTAATATGCGCAACAAGCAGCTGATGATTGAGCTGAATAACAATGAGGTGATGCTGAGCGCCGGGGCCATGCAGTATATGATCGGCAATATCGAGATGACCTCCGGCATCAAAGGCGTAGGGGGACTGATGCGCAATATGCTATCCGGGGCGGCAACCGGAACCAGCGCAGTCAAACCGCTCTACAAGGGAACCGGAACGATCCTGCTGGAGACCACCTACAACTACCTCTGGCTGATTGATGTGGACAACGACCATATCGTGATCGATGACGGCATGTTCCTCGCCTGTGAGACCACGCTGGACATCTCCGTGGCAGCACGCAAGAACATCTCCTCTGCCGTCCTCGGCGGTGAAGGGCTGTTCAATCTGAGCGCGCGCGGCAAAGGGATTCTGGCCCTCGAAGCTCCCATTCCTTCCGAGGAAGCCGTTGTGGTCGAATTGCAGAATGATGTGCTGAAGGTGGACGGTAACTTCGCCCTCATGTGGTCCAACTCCCTGGACTTCACGGTCGAGAAGTCAGGCAAGACCCGTCTGGGCTCCGCCGCCTCAGGCGAAGGCCTGGTCAACGTGTACCGGGGGACCGGCATGGTCTGGCTGGCCCCGCTCATGAATTACAGAAACAGCCTGCTTCAGGGCGGACCTACTGCTTAATTCCCTATTTTCACTAAAAGGAAGTGCATCCTATGTCTATCCAAGCTGTACTGTTTGATTTCGATGGAACCCTTGCAGATACCCTGCCGTTATCATTCCGTGCCTTCCAGGCGGTATTTAAGCAGTACGATAATAGAGAGGTTACCCGCGATGAACTTGTCGCGATGTTTGGCCCAACCGAAGAAGGCATCATCGGCGGAAATTTCACAGATCAGGCTTCGGTTCCACAAGCAATAGAGGATTATTATTCAATATATAAGCAGGGGCATTTCGAAGAATTCCAGAATAATGAGCACATCCTTGGATTACTTCAAGCCTTGAAGGCTCAGGGAATGAAGCTTGGAGTCATTACCGGTAAAAGCAGACGGGCCTATCAGATATCGGCCGGAGCGCTGGATCTGGAGCGTTTCTTCGATCTCTCGATTACCGGCGATGATGTGGCGAAGCCAAAACCTGATCCCGAAGGTATACATTCGGCATTGCGAACACTGGGCATTGAACCATCCCAGGCCATATTCGTAGGGGACAGCAATGCGGATATTCTCGCAGGCAAGGCTGCCGGAATGCAGACCTACGCTGTCCGCTGGCTACCCACCTTCCAGAGTCAGGCCTATGATCTTGCGCCGGACGGCATTCTGGAGAATGTCGCGGAGTTCCAGCGGCTTCTCCAATTGAATAACATTATACCAATGACCTACCATTCCAAGCAGCAGGCAGCGGACATTAAGGCGTTGGAGCAGCAGTGCAGCCAAGCCGATTCTATCCAATTAAGCTCAGACCTAGAGCATCTCGTCAAGGAAGACGGCGACCATGCCCTGCTCTGCTACCGCGAAGATCAGCTGATCGGCCTGCTTAGCTGGTTCGCTGCCGGGGGCAATGAGGCGCAGATCAATGCCATGGTTCATCCGGGTTATCGTCGTGAGGGCGTATTCCGCAGTCTTGTAGCGCGGGCAGGGCAGGATATCGCGCCACTGGGCATTCACAAGCTCAGCTACAAGATTCCCGGAGGCTCAGAGACGGGGCACAGGACAGCCTCGGCCCTTGGCGCCCGCTTCAGCCGGTCTGAGTACGCCATGTCCTACGATTCCCTGACAACGCTGAAGCCGGTTCCGGAAGATCTGCATCTGCTCCCGGCTACACTGGCGGATTGGGAATTCATTATATCCTGCTCCTCCCAGGCCTTCGGAGAATCGGAAAAAGAGACGCGCGAGTACTTCACTGAGACGGATGAGCCGGAGCGGGTAACGTATATCGCTTGGACAGGGAGTGAAAGAATCGGCCTGATCCGGGTCAACTATATCAATGAGGATACGGCTTTTATTCATAATTTCTGTATATTGCCCTCCTGTCAGGGTAAGGGGGTTGGCGAGAAGGTGCTAAGGCAGACCCTCGGCCTACTCTTGCAGAAGCCTTATCCGGTTATCCGCCTCAGTGTAGTCACTGAGAACGTCCGGGCCTTAAATCTCTATATCCGTGCCGGATTTAAGATTAACTCAGAGTACAGATATTACAGCGGCAGCCTGAACCTTGAACCGTAATTGCAGCTTTAACTACAGTCAGCACATGCCAAAAAAGATCCTCTTTCTGATTAAGAAAGGGGATCTCTTCGAATGCAGCATAAAAATCTTAGAGCGCTTGCTAAGACTTCTGCTTACCCGCCAGCTGCTCCTGTGCCAGACGCACCATCTCACGAACCATGGAACCACCGATGCGGCCGCCAATCTGTCCGGCCGACTCGGTGGTCAGATTGCCGTTATTTCCGGCCTGCAATGGGATGCCCAGCTCTTTGGCTACCTCGTATTTCACATCGTCTGGGTGATTGGGATCTACGTGATATCCTTCCTGCCTCATAACCTCCGCTTTGAACGTCTGCATTCCCTGGGCGGACCCTGGTACAGCATATTGTCTGCTTCTTCTCGCCATTTACGGACACACTCCCTTGCTGTCTTTCCTCTAAGTTGCCCAGGAGTGTGGGCCTTCATTCCCTGTCGTTCCTTAAGACTGCATCCCGTCCTCAATCCGCTGCATGAATTCTTCCACCGCGCTGTAGCCCAGTTGCTTGAGATACCAGTTGTTCGCAGCCGCTTCAATCAGACCGGCTACATCGCGGCCCGGCTGAAGCTGGACTTCGATATGCGGGATCTGCACCCCGAGATATTCGGTGAACTGGGGCACCAGCTCCAGCTCATTGTTGAGCGAATTCTCCTGCCAGGGGGCAAGCTCAATATCGAGCACGATCCGCGTCTCATCCTGGAAGGCCCGCCGCCCGTACTGCCGCACAACGTTGATCAGGCCGATGCTGCGCAGCGCCAGGAATTCACGCGTGGTCTCATTATGGGTCCCGAGGAGGGTCGCCGGACCCAGCTTCTTCAGCACCACAATATCATCAGCCACGAAGCGGTGGCCCCTGCGGATCAACGTATGCGCCGTCTCGCTCTTGCCAATCCCCGACTTGCCCCGCAGCAGGATGCCGATCCCCGATACGTTAACGCATACCCCGTGGATCGACAGTTCCGGCGCCAGCGTCTTCACCAGGAAGCTGTCCAGCTTAGCGATGAACTCGATGGTCACCTCCGGCGTCCGCAGCAGCGGAATGCCCTCCTGGTCACAGAACAGCGTCAGATAAGGAATCTCCTGCTGGCCGCTGGTCACGATGAAGCACGGCGGATGGTATTTGACGATGTTGCCGATATGCAGCATCCGCTCCTCTACACTCAGCGTTAACAGGTAGTTGATCTCTTTACGTCCAAGGACCTGCACCCGCTCCATCGGAAAAAAATCAAAATAACCAACAAACTCCAGACCTGGTCTGTGCGTCCTTGAACGAGTGATGTTCCGGTCCATCCCGCCCGCTCCGGCGAGCACCTCCAGCTGGAATTTCTCTACAAGACTCTGCACGCTAATAGACTTCATGCGGTCCCCTCCCAATCCAATATTTTCCGATAGATTTATCTAAAAATCTTGTAATCTGCACACGCTAATTATATATTAAAAACAATATATAAGACCTTAGACCCACAAAAATCAATAAATACTATTAAAATCAAGAAGGTGTAATATATTGGCCTTAGCCTCTTGGATTGACCTGATTATGTGCTTCCTTCTGTTCCTGCTGCTCATCTATATCGTGGCTACGGTCACCATTACCAAGCTGCACAAGGTCTATTTAGCGTTCCATTTCTCCATGCTGATCTGGCCCTACTGCCAGTTTGCCATAAGGACCGTCGATGATCCTCTCTATCAGCTCTTTTATGTGAAGCTTGCGTTCGTGGATGCTTCTCTGCTGGGTCTGGGTTGGATCTTCTTCACGATTCTGCTCGCAGGACAATCCCAACTCCTTACTAAAAAAGTAATGGCCGCGCTGCTGATCCCTGCAGTCCTGACCTCCCTTGGAGTGGTGCTCAATCCTTATGGATGGTTCGTTCGTCCGGTGAACGGCGGATATGTGGAGCGGATCTACGGACCTATTTTCTGGATCAGCATGACCTTTCTAGTGATTAATGCCCTCGTGTCCATGTATGTCGTATACGTGGCTCTGACCTCTAATCAGGCCGCGAGGATCAAGAATCAGGTTATGTATATGCTCAAAGGCATTACGGCGTTATTCGTCTTCCTGATGATCGATGTCCTTCTCAATGTCATTCTGGACGACTATCTGCCGGTAATTCCGGGCTTCACTTCACTGGGTATAGTGGTGTCAGCCACGTTCTTTGTGATTACGATCCACCAGGACAAAGTATTCGATATCGTAACTATCGCCCATCAGGATATTATCAATACCATGGAATACGGAATTCTTGTCCTGGATGATCAGGAGCAAGTCGTAGAGATCAATCATGCCCTGCACCCCTATATCCCGCTTGTGACCGGTGCGACGTTCAACATGAGCAGCTATCTGCCGGATGGCCCGCCTATGGAGATTGAACCCTTCCTGCAGAAATACCGCGAGTATCCGCTGGAGTCGGCTGAGGTTGAAATTCTGCATCCTCTGATCCAAATGGTTGTCAGTATTCATGCAGCACCGATTATGGTGAGCGGCAGCAGGGTCGGACGAATTGTTACCTTCCAGAATGTTACTGAGATCCGGCGGCTCATCGATGAGACGAACCAGCAAAATCTCATCCTGAAGGAACGCAACGACTCGCTGGTGAAGGTGCAGGCGGAGCTGTTCCAGTCGAACGGTAAGCTCAGGAAGCTTGCGATCACCGACAGCCTGACCGGCTGCTACAACCGGCATTTTCTGATGCAGCAATTGGAGCAGGATGTGCTACGGGTTAGCGATACCCGGACACCTTCGACTATTATACTGATCGACATCGATTTTTTCAAAAAAATCAACGACCAGCACGGCCATCTCGCCGGAGATGTGGTCCTGTGCAGCACGGTAGAGCTGCTGCAGCGCAGCCTGCGGCCTTCCGATATCCTGGCCCGCTACGGCGGAGAGGAATTCATCATCTATTTGCCGGATACGAATGGAGCCGAGGCGCGGCTGCTGGCCGAACAGCTCAAATCCGAGGTTGAACACAACACCATCCGCATCGATTATATCGATGAGCCTGTGTCCATCACCATCAGCCTGGGGCTGCTCAGCATCGCTGAATTCAAGATCCCGCCTGCCATGGATGCGACCACCTACCTGAACGAACTGTTCAAGTCTGCCGATAAAGCCCTGTACGCCGCGAAGCATCAGGGCCGGAATCAGATTGTTGCGGCGGAGGTATAATTATAACTAACTCAACTTTCGCAGCCTGAAATCGGCAAGTACGCCTTGATGTAATTGGGCAGAGCGGCGATCCAGTGCTGGAGTTGACTTTTAATCATAGCGGATAGCTTTTTGCCGACTTGATTGGCGATCTCGTTCATCAATTCCACCAGTTGTTGTAAAGCTACTGCCCAATCCAAGGTA
This genomic interval from Paenibacillus sp. FSL H8-0332 contains the following:
- a CDS encoding AIM24 family protein, which gives rise to MAFTINNLKDNSNVVIKEQLGGFSIIEYKEDLSTTTRYEAETNFFMSKSNMRNKQLMIELNNNEVMLSAGAMQYMIGNIEMTSGIKGVGGLMRNMLSGAATGTSAVKPLYKGTGTILLETTYNYLWLIDVDNDHIVIDDGMFLACETTLDISVAARKNISSAVLGGEGLFNLSARGKGILALEAPIPSEEAVVVELQNDVLKVDGNFALMWSNSLDFTVEKSGKTRLGSAASGEGLVNVYRGTGMVWLAPLMNYRNSLLQGGPTA
- a CDS encoding diguanylate cyclase, translated to MALASWIDLIMCFLLFLLLIYIVATVTITKLHKVYLAFHFSMLIWPYCQFAIRTVDDPLYQLFYVKLAFVDASLLGLGWIFFTILLAGQSQLLTKKVMAALLIPAVLTSLGVVLNPYGWFVRPVNGGYVERIYGPIFWISMTFLVINALVSMYVVYVALTSNQAARIKNQVMYMLKGITALFVFLMIDVLLNVILDDYLPVIPGFTSLGIVVSATFFVITIHQDKVFDIVTIAHQDIINTMEYGILVLDDQEQVVEINHALHPYIPLVTGATFNMSSYLPDGPPMEIEPFLQKYREYPLESAEVEILHPLIQMVVSIHAAPIMVSGSRVGRIVTFQNVTEIRRLIDETNQQNLILKERNDSLVKVQAELFQSNGKLRKLAITDSLTGCYNRHFLMQQLEQDVLRVSDTRTPSTIILIDIDFFKKINDQHGHLAGDVVLCSTVELLQRSLRPSDILARYGGEEFIIYLPDTNGAEARLLAEQLKSEVEHNTIRIDYIDEPVSITISLGLLSIAEFKIPPAMDATTYLNELFKSADKALYAAKHQGRNQIVAAEV
- a CDS encoding ATP-binding protein; amino-acid sequence: MFETLLLNFLFMLFPVLIFLIFFENRPHAYNHKILVLLIAATMILCIAKPIRLETGFIFDLRYVPFVIAALYGGYKHTLPLYVILNVYRFYIGGEGTVQSLLFSTAVLILVPSLSARFLRSKPKGRILWATFIVVLTMGCYLIILGQIMDKLDTQFWTLAFYALTTHAVVMAVLMILLEQILTNLRNRERIMQSERLNVVSELAASVSHEMRNPLTVTSGFLQLLNLSKNLTPEEKGYVELSLLELNRAEKIISDYLSFAKPQSESRVYSNLMAECEYTKNVILPYATIHKVAVEFSFNNPLSTHYDSNEMQQCLINLYKNAIEAMDGVEDAVLSIAVFASGQNIIITIRDTGVGMTKDEISRLGKPYYSTKADGTGLGMVMAYNTINKLKGRIEVTSEKGKGTVFQIIIPA
- a CDS encoding small, acid-soluble spore protein, alpha/beta type; protein product: MARRSRQYAVPGSAQGMQTFKAEVMRQEGYHVDPNHPDDVKYEVAKELGIPLQAGNNGNLTTESAGQIGGRIGGSMVREMVRLAQEQLAGKQKS
- the hprK gene encoding HPr(Ser) kinase/phosphatase, producing MKSISVQSLVEKFQLEVLAGAGGMDRNITRSRTHRPGLEFVGYFDFFPMERVQVLGRKEINYLLTLSVEERMLHIGNIVKYHPPCFIVTSGQQEIPYLTLFCDQEGIPLLRTPEVTIEFIAKLDSFLVKTLAPELSIHGVCVNVSGIGILLRGKSGIGKSETAHTLIRRGHRFVADDIVVLKKLGPATLLGTHNETTREFLALRSIGLINVVRQYGRRAFQDETRIVLDIELAPWQENSLNNELELVPQFTEYLGVQIPHIEVQLQPGRDVAGLIEAAANNWYLKQLGYSAVEEFMQRIEDGMQS
- a CDS encoding GNAT family N-acetyltransferase, with the protein product MSIQAVLFDFDGTLADTLPLSFRAFQAVFKQYDNREVTRDELVAMFGPTEEGIIGGNFTDQASVPQAIEDYYSIYKQGHFEEFQNNEHILGLLQALKAQGMKLGVITGKSRRAYQISAGALDLERFFDLSITGDDVAKPKPDPEGIHSALRTLGIEPSQAIFVGDSNADILAGKAAGMQTYAVRWLPTFQSQAYDLAPDGILENVAEFQRLLQLNNIIPMTYHSKQQAADIKALEQQCSQADSIQLSSDLEHLVKEDGDHALLCYREDQLIGLLSWFAAGGNEAQINAMVHPGYRREGVFRSLVARAGQDIAPLGIHKLSYKIPGGSETGHRTASALGARFSRSEYAMSYDSLTTLKPVPEDLHLLPATLADWEFIISCSSQAFGESEKETREYFTETDEPERVTYIAWTGSERIGLIRVNYINEDTAFIHNFCILPSCQGKGVGEKVLRQTLGLLLQKPYPVIRLSVVTENVRALNLYIRAGFKINSEYRYYSGSLNLEP